From a region of the Tateyamaria omphalii genome:
- the secD gene encoding protein translocase subunit SecD: protein MLQIDAWKRVLIWSLCALGLILALPNGFYNRVEQHNDAAQAIQLGADTPENQALLAQWPEFMPSALVNLGLDLRGGAHLLAEVQVEQVYASRIEAMWPEVRDVLRAERATVGTIRLQPSAADVLRIRIGEPAGLQRAIQLVRTLEQPVQTLTGVGANDIEVRADGADVVVVTLSDEEKLASDERTVQQSLEIVRRRIDEVGTREPTIQRQGSQRILIQVPGIGSAAELKEIIGTTAQLTFNPVVNRTSDQNTAPGIGNKLVPSLDEPGLFYVIESAPVVTGEDLVDAQPSFDQNGNPAVSFRFNTTGARRFGDYTAENIGSPFAIVLDDEVVSAPVIQSHIPGGSGIITGNFNVEESTNLAVLLRAGALPAELTFLEERTIGPELGQDSIDAGQIATIVAFAAVLVFMGLSYGLFGLFANIALIINIGLIFGLLSMIGATLTLPGIAGIVLTVGMAVDANVLVFERIREELKSSRGPARAIELGYEKALSAILDANITTFITAVILFAMGSGPVRGFAITLGLGILTSVFTAIFVTRLMVVMWFERRRPKTIEV, encoded by the coding sequence ATGCTTCAGATTGATGCGTGGAAACGGGTACTGATTTGGTCCTTGTGTGCGCTTGGCCTGATCCTGGCCTTGCCCAACGGGTTCTACAATCGCGTTGAGCAGCACAATGATGCGGCCCAGGCCATCCAGTTGGGGGCTGACACGCCTGAGAACCAGGCGCTGCTGGCGCAGTGGCCCGAGTTCATGCCGTCGGCGCTGGTGAACCTTGGCCTGGACCTGCGCGGTGGTGCGCATTTGCTGGCTGAGGTGCAGGTCGAGCAGGTCTATGCCAGCCGGATCGAGGCGATGTGGCCCGAGGTGCGTGATGTTTTGCGCGCCGAGCGGGCGACTGTTGGCACCATTCGGTTGCAGCCTTCGGCGGCTGATGTGCTGCGCATTCGGATTGGGGAACCTGCGGGGTTGCAGCGTGCGATACAGTTGGTGCGCACGTTGGAGCAGCCGGTGCAGACGCTGACCGGTGTGGGTGCCAATGACATCGAGGTGCGTGCGGATGGGGCCGACGTTGTTGTCGTGACCCTGAGCGATGAGGAGAAGCTGGCGAGCGACGAGCGGACGGTGCAGCAAAGTCTTGAGATCGTACGCCGCCGGATTGACGAGGTGGGCACGCGCGAGCCGACCATTCAGCGGCAGGGGTCGCAGCGCATTCTGATTCAGGTGCCGGGCATTGGGTCAGCGGCCGAGTTGAAAGAGATCATCGGGACGACCGCGCAGCTGACGTTCAACCCGGTGGTGAACCGGACGTCGGATCAGAACACCGCGCCGGGGATTGGCAACAAGCTGGTGCCGTCGCTGGACGAGCCGGGGCTGTTTTATGTGATCGAGAGCGCGCCTGTGGTGACGGGCGAGGATCTGGTCGATGCGCAGCCGAGCTTTGACCAGAATGGTAACCCGGCTGTGTCCTTCCGCTTTAACACGACCGGGGCGCGACGGTTCGGGGATTACACGGCTGAGAACATCGGGTCGCCCTTTGCCATCGTGCTGGATGACGAGGTGGTGTCCGCCCCGGTGATCCAGAGCCATATTCCGGGCGGGTCGGGGATTATCACCGGGAATTTCAATGTTGAGGAATCGACGAATTTGGCCGTCCTGCTGCGCGCGGGTGCGTTGCCTGCGGAACTGACGTTCCTTGAAGAGCGGACCATCGGGCCGGAACTGGGGCAGGACAGCATTGACGCGGGTCAGATCGCGACAATCGTCGCCTTTGCCGCCGTGCTGGTGTTCATGGGGCTGAGTTACGGGCTGTTCGGGCTGTTTGCGAACATCGCGCTGATAATCAATATCGGGCTGATCTTTGGTCTGCTCAGTATGATCGGGGCGACGCTGACCTTGCCGGGCATTGCGGGGATCGTGCTGACGGTGGGGATGGCGGTGGACGCCAACGTGCTGGTGTTCGAGCGGATCCGCGAGGAGTTGAAATCCTCGCGCGGGCCTGCGCGGGCTATTGAGCTTGGTTATGAAAAGGCGTTGTCGGCCATTCTGGACGCCAACATCACGACCTTTATCACCGCCGTGATCCTGTTTGCGATGGGGTCGGGTCCGGTGCGCGGGTTCGCGATCACGCTGGGTCTGGGGATCCTCACATCCGTATTTACGGCCATTTTCGTGACGCGGCTGATGGTGGTGATGTGGTTTGAACGCCGCCGCCCCAAAACGATCGAGGTGTAA
- a CDS encoding trypsin-like serine peptidase — MRRIRQFGVALLGFAVFVTSAQLARAEGTGLPRLPEQDHAEWTAIGRLNIAGFRTRRACTGTLIAPLWVLTAAHCVRRPDGTTEPPGNVHFVAGWLRGDVLWHGRAAAVHTHPDAARGPSADVALIKLQSPAPAEILAPIPLGTLPVGDDRANAIIGYQSTRSAMLSAAFDCPATRTLDQMRVLDCPVTPGLSGSPVLSRTASGWRVTAVVSARIEQDGHAQAVVVAPGAWASGLVDGTP; from the coding sequence ATGCGGCGCATTCGACAGTTTGGTGTGGCTTTGCTCGGCTTCGCCGTGTTCGTGACGTCTGCCCAGCTGGCGCGGGCCGAGGGCACAGGCTTGCCGCGCCTGCCGGAACAGGACCACGCCGAATGGACCGCCATCGGGCGGCTCAACATCGCCGGGTTTCGCACGCGGCGCGCCTGCACAGGTACATTGATTGCACCGCTATGGGTACTGACCGCGGCGCATTGCGTGCGCAGGCCCGACGGCACGACCGAGCCGCCGGGCAACGTCCATTTCGTGGCGGGCTGGTTGCGGGGCGATGTTCTATGGCACGGGCGCGCCGCTGCCGTCCACACGCATCCCGACGCGGCGCGCGGCCCTTCCGCCGATGTCGCACTGATCAAACTGCAAAGCCCGGCACCGGCCGAAATCCTCGCACCGATACCGCTTGGCACACTGCCTGTGGGCGACGACCGCGCAAACGCCATCATCGGCTACCAATCGACCCGCAGCGCCATGCTCAGCGCCGCATTCGATTGCCCGGCAACACGCACGTTGGACCAGATGCGCGTGCTCGACTGTCCGGTCACGCCCGGCCTGTCCGGCAGCCCCGTCCTGTCCCGCACGGCGTCCGGGTGGCGCGTGACCGCCGTCGTCTCGGCCCGCATCGAACAGGACGGCCATGCGCAGGCGGTCGTTGTGGCACCGGGTGCATGGGCGTCGGGCCTGGTGGATGGGACTCCATAG
- a CDS encoding DUF2235 domain-containing protein, with product MTRIAIFCDGTWNSPDIEEPTSVHKLKQALVNDPAQGQVAAYFAGIGTDRRFDGPVKRFFNRWGGGAFGWGLDAKVKQAYQFLAQAYQDGDEIYLFGFSRGAFTARSVAGMIRKCGIISDTSPEGVNAAFELYRKRGKRNHPDAPHIREARRAMSPKFATSVSDLAWRDDTSRMVAISYVGVWDTVGARGIPPSLLGPVASMWNRQYKFHDMELSSLVQSARHALALDERRVMYKPAMWSNLDGDKGLNHGDTGPLRAYQQLWFVGDHGIVGGSGSSQPLSMIALDWVVQGAGRLTIDTGARFPPSDPDPLADADIDYGWSMLKRWRQGPVSKWEIHPSVDERRGGRGDYRPGSLRI from the coding sequence ATGACACGTATTGCTATTTTCTGCGACGGAACCTGGAACTCACCCGATATTGAAGAGCCGACCAGCGTACACAAGCTCAAACAGGCGCTGGTCAATGATCCCGCCCAGGGACAGGTGGCGGCCTATTTCGCGGGCATTGGCACCGACCGCCGCTTTGACGGGCCGGTCAAGCGGTTCTTTAACCGATGGGGCGGCGGCGCTTTTGGCTGGGGGCTGGATGCCAAGGTCAAGCAGGCCTACCAGTTTCTGGCGCAGGCCTATCAGGACGGGGACGAGATTTACCTGTTCGGGTTCTCGCGCGGGGCGTTTACGGCGCGGTCCGTGGCGGGGATGATCCGCAAATGCGGCATCATCTCTGACACGAGCCCCGAGGGCGTGAACGCGGCCTTTGAACTGTACCGCAAACGGGGCAAGCGCAACCACCCTGACGCGCCCCATATCCGCGAGGCGCGGCGGGCGATGTCGCCGAAATTTGCCACGTCTGTCAGTGACTTGGCCTGGCGCGACGATACCTCGCGCATGGTTGCGATTTCCTATGTCGGGGTGTGGGACACGGTGGGTGCGCGGGGCATTCCGCCTTCGCTTCTGGGCCCTGTCGCGTCGATGTGGAACCGACAGTACAAGTTCCATGACATGGAACTGTCCAGCCTTGTGCAATCGGCGCGGCATGCGCTGGCGCTGGACGAACGGCGGGTGATGTACAAGCCTGCGATGTGGTCCAATCTGGACGGTGACAAGGGGTTGAATCACGGGGACACAGGGCCGCTGCGGGCCTATCAGCAGCTTTGGTTCGTGGGCGATCACGGGATCGTCGGCGGGTCCGGATCGTCGCAGCCCTTGTCGATGATCGCGCTGGATTGGGTGGTGCAGGGGGCCGGGCGTTTGACGATTGACACCGGCGCGAGATTCCCGCCATCGGATCCCGATCCGCTGGCCGATGCAGATATCGACTATGGGTGGTCCATGCTCAAGAGGTGGCGGCAAGGCCCTGTTTCAAAATGGGAAATCCATCCATCTGTCGATGAGCGCCGGGGTGGCCGGGGCGATTACCGCCCCGGATCGTTGCGGATCTAG
- the secF gene encoding protein translocase subunit SecF, with amino-acid sequence MRLKLVKQGTNFDFFSRWKIWLGLSGLLILLGIGSFLLQGLNYGIDFRGGTTVRTESTQPVDIGLYRDALTPLALGDISITEVFDPTFDADQNVAMIRIQAQEGQEAVTPETIRTVQAALSAAVPDIQFVSVESVGPKVSGELIQTAAIAVVLAIGAVLVYIWLRFEWQFALGAVAALVHDVILTIGIFSELQIKFDLAIIAALLTIVGYSLNDTVVVFDRVRENLRKYKKKPLAEVLNISINETLSRTVMTSVTTLLALISLYVLGGDVIRGFVFAMIWGVIVGTYSSVFVASTILLWLGVKRDWSKPDANAGNQFANVDA; translated from the coding sequence ATGCGACTGAAGCTGGTCAAACAGGGCACCAATTTCGATTTCTTCAGCCGCTGGAAGATCTGGCTGGGTCTGTCGGGCCTGCTGATCCTGTTGGGGATCGGGTCGTTCCTGTTGCAGGGGCTGAACTATGGCATCGACTTTCGCGGCGGGACGACCGTGCGGACCGAAAGCACGCAGCCGGTTGATATTGGTCTTTACCGGGATGCGCTGACGCCGTTGGCCTTGGGCGACATTTCGATAACGGAAGTGTTCGACCCGACCTTTGACGCCGATCAGAACGTGGCCATGATCCGCATTCAGGCGCAGGAGGGGCAGGAGGCGGTCACGCCCGAGACCATCCGCACCGTGCAGGCCGCGCTGAGTGCGGCGGTGCCGGATATTCAGTTCGTATCGGTGGAATCCGTGGGCCCGAAAGTGTCGGGCGAGTTGATCCAGACGGCGGCGATTGCCGTTGTTTTGGCCATCGGGGCGGTGCTTGTTTACATCTGGTTGCGCTTTGAGTGGCAGTTTGCGCTGGGGGCCGTGGCGGCGCTTGTCCATGATGTGATCCTGACCATCGGCATATTCTCTGAACTGCAGATCAAGTTTGATCTGGCCATCATCGCGGCACTTTTGACCATTGTGGGCTATTCGCTGAACGACACTGTGGTCGTGTTCGACCGGGTGCGAGAGAACTTGCGCAAATACAAGAAGAAGCCGCTGGCCGAGGTGCTGAACATCTCGATCAATGAGACGTTGAGCCGGACGGTCATGACCTCGGTCACGACGCTGCTGGCGCTGATTTCGCTTTATGTGCTGGGCGGGGACGTGATCCGGGGCTTTGTCTTTGCCATGATCTGGGGTGTGATCGTGGGGACGTACTCTTCGGTCTTTGTCGCCTCGACCATTCTGCTGTGGCTGGGTGTCAAGCGGGACTGGTCCAAGCCGGACGCCAATGCGGGCAATCAGTTTGCGAATGTGGATGCCTGA
- a CDS encoding tryptophan-rich sensory protein, translated as MPVLVLILALTFAASPFWVPDFGGFEGDQFPVPQIDPPVQPAGYAFAIWGVIYLWLLVGAGFGALKRWSAPDWAPMRAPLAVSLAVGSVWLPVAVQSAIWATVLIWVMLISALIALWRSPRLDGWAAAWPVGLYAGWLSAASCVALGLLLAGYGWTSGRTAAWIMVTVAVVLALVVQRSLSRAPTYGVAVIWALIAVGVQNGFDPRSVGALAVLGAVIMIRPTIGAFREENLSPRGQH; from the coding sequence ATGCCTGTACTCGTGCTGATCCTCGCCCTGACCTTTGCCGCGTCGCCCTTCTGGGTGCCCGATTTTGGCGGGTTCGAGGGCGACCAGTTCCCGGTGCCGCAGATCGACCCGCCGGTGCAGCCCGCAGGATATGCCTTTGCGATCTGGGGCGTGATTTACCTGTGGCTGTTGGTCGGCGCGGGCTTTGGCGCACTCAAACGCTGGTCCGCACCGGACTGGGCGCCGATGCGCGCGCCGCTCGCTGTGTCGCTGGCAGTGGGCAGCGTCTGGTTGCCGGTGGCGGTGCAAAGCGCGATCTGGGCGACCGTGCTGATCTGGGTGATGCTGATCAGCGCGCTGATCGCGTTATGGCGCAGTCCGCGGTTGGATGGCTGGGCGGCAGCCTGGCCGGTAGGGCTCTATGCCGGGTGGTTGAGTGCGGCCAGTTGCGTGGCACTTGGCCTGCTGTTGGCCGGGTATGGCTGGACGTCTGGGCGGACCGCGGCGTGGATCATGGTGACGGTCGCCGTCGTCCTGGCGCTTGTGGTCCAACGCAGCTTGAGCCGTGCGCCGACCTACGGCGTCGCTGTGATCTGGGCGCTGATCGCGGTTGGGGTACAGAACGGGTTTGATCCGCGGTCTGTTGGCGCCTTGGCGGTGTTGGGCGCGGTCATCATGATCCGACCCACCATCGGTGCCTTTCGGGAAGAAAATCTGTCCCCGCGGGGACAACACTGA
- the serS gene encoding serine--tRNA ligase, with translation MHDIRAIRENPAAFDAALARRGDAAMSSSLLALDEARRAKILAAETAQAEQNKASKEVGAAKGRGDEDEFQRLRALVSEKKAEIARMQEEAKALDAQLTDALARIANLPADDVPDGADEEDNVEIHRWGNPRNFDVAPKEHFDIAGVAASMDFETAAKTSGSRFVMLKGAVARIHRALAQFMVDTHVDQNGLLEVNSPVLVRDDAMYGTDKLPKFGEDSYRTEDGMWLVPTSEVPLTYSVAGDVLDEAALPIRMTAHTLCFRSEAGSAGRDTAGMLRQHQFEKVEMVSITHPDGSEDEQKRMLDCAQGILEALEIPYRTVVLCTGDMGFGARRTYDIEAWLPGQNTYREISSVSTTGDFQARRMNARFKPADGGKPQFVHTLNGSGLAVGRCLIAVLENGQQADGSVKLPTALAPYLGGKTVLTADGALA, from the coding sequence ATGCACGACATCCGCGCCATCCGCGAGAACCCTGCCGCTTTCGACGCCGCCCTTGCGCGCCGTGGGGACGCTGCGATGTCGTCGTCCCTTCTGGCCCTGGACGAGGCGCGGCGTGCCAAGATCCTCGCCGCTGAAACCGCCCAGGCCGAACAGAACAAAGCGTCCAAGGAAGTGGGCGCCGCCAAGGGCCGCGGGGACGAGGATGAATTTCAGCGCCTGCGCGCGCTTGTGTCTGAAAAGAAAGCAGAAATCGCCCGGATGCAGGAGGAGGCTAAGGCGCTCGACGCCCAGCTGACCGACGCCCTTGCACGCATCGCCAACCTGCCCGCCGACGATGTGCCGGACGGCGCGGACGAGGAGGACAACGTCGAAATCCACCGCTGGGGCAACCCGCGAAACTTCGATGTCGCGCCCAAAGAGCATTTCGACATCGCAGGCGTCGCCGCCTCCATGGACTTCGAAACCGCCGCCAAGACCTCTGGCAGCCGCTTTGTCATGCTGAAGGGCGCCGTCGCCCGCATCCACCGCGCCCTGGCCCAGTTCATGGTCGACACTCACGTTGATCAGAACGGTTTACTGGAAGTTAACTCACCTGTGCTGGTCCGCGACGATGCGATGTACGGAACGGACAAGCTGCCGAAATTCGGCGAAGACAGCTACCGGACCGAAGATGGCATGTGGCTCGTCCCCACGTCTGAGGTGCCGCTGACCTACAGCGTCGCGGGCGACGTTCTGGATGAAGCCGCCCTGCCGATCCGCATGACGGCCCACACCCTCTGCTTCCGATCCGAAGCGGGCAGCGCCGGCCGTGACACCGCAGGCATGCTGCGCCAGCACCAGTTCGAAAAGGTCGAGATGGTCTCGATCACCCATCCAGACGGGTCCGAAGACGAGCAGAAACGCATGCTCGACTGCGCACAAGGCATCCTCGAAGCTCTTGAAATTCCTTACAGAACTGTCGTTCTGTGCACGGGCGACATGGGCTTTGGCGCGCGCCGCACCTACGATATCGAGGCGTGGTTGCCCGGCCAGAACACCTACCGGGAGATCAGCTCAGTCTCCACCACCGGCGACTTCCAAGCCCGGCGCATGAACGCGCGGTTCAAGCCAGCAGATGGCGGAAAACCGCAGTTCGTTCATACACTTAACGGCTCCGGCCTCGCCGTGGGGCGCTGTCTGATCGCGGTTCTGGAGAACGGCCAGCAGGCCGATGGCTCGGTCAAACTGCCCACAGCGCTCGCCCCCTATCTCGGCGGCAAGACGGTGCTGACAGCGGACGGCGCGCTGGCCTAG
- a CDS encoding PQQ-like beta-propeller repeat protein, giving the protein MGLYAHRRAVLGLVALAILAGCAEREIILPGKREPISAALSGEVSEAAALADAARDITLPPQVANADATQSFGTPAFRTDHPQLNQTLTPIWAVNIGDGDSRKHRIVADPVVAGGRVFTLDAETTVSAVSTSGQLLWQRDILPDRAEDGDGTGGGLAVDGDVLYVSSGLGTLTALDTSSGGTLWTQELEAIGVGRPTVFENLVYVMAGDDTGWAIEKDDGRIAWQVTSSETRTNVLGGPAPIVTDGLTVFSFGSGEMQAVFRQGGLRRWDASVLGERQGRALSKVDDVTGRPIAKDGVIYAGNQSGRTVAVNAGSGTPIWTTGEGAIDTVLPVGDSVFLISDRNELLRLDAADGSRVWGTRLPNFVRDRPQRQSEVFAHHGPVLAGGRLLVASSDEVLRSFDPTTGGLAGVTDIPGGASTAPVVAGQTLYVVSRKGQLLAYR; this is encoded by the coding sequence ATGGGACTTTACGCACATCGCCGTGCCGTGCTTGGACTGGTGGCGCTGGCCATCCTGGCCGGGTGCGCCGAACGGGAAATCATCCTGCCCGGCAAACGCGAGCCGATATCGGCCGCGCTATCTGGCGAAGTGTCCGAAGCCGCAGCACTGGCGGACGCTGCGCGCGACATCACCCTGCCACCCCAGGTCGCCAACGCGGACGCCACGCAAAGCTTCGGCACACCGGCCTTCCGCACCGATCACCCGCAACTCAACCAGACACTCACGCCGATCTGGGCGGTGAACATCGGGGACGGCGACAGCCGCAAACACCGGATCGTGGCGGACCCGGTCGTGGCAGGCGGGCGGGTCTTTACGCTTGATGCGGAAACCACCGTCTCTGCCGTCTCGACCTCGGGCCAGCTGCTCTGGCAACGCGACATCTTGCCCGACCGGGCCGAGGATGGCGACGGCACCGGCGGCGGGCTCGCCGTCGATGGCGACGTACTCTATGTCTCCAGCGGCCTCGGCACGCTCACCGCGCTGGACACCAGCAGCGGCGGCACACTCTGGACACAAGAGCTTGAGGCCATCGGCGTCGGACGCCCCACCGTGTTCGAAAACCTCGTCTATGTCATGGCGGGTGACGACACCGGCTGGGCCATCGAAAAAGACGACGGGCGCATCGCCTGGCAAGTCACCAGTTCCGAAACCCGCACCAACGTGCTGGGCGGCCCGGCCCCCATCGTGACAGATGGTCTGACAGTATTCTCCTTCGGCTCGGGCGAGATGCAGGCGGTGTTCCGTCAGGGCGGGCTGCGGCGCTGGGACGCCTCTGTTCTGGGCGAACGACAGGGGCGGGCCTTGTCCAAGGTCGATGACGTCACCGGCCGACCCATCGCCAAGGACGGCGTGATCTACGCAGGCAATCAATCCGGACGCACGGTGGCGGTGAACGCAGGCTCCGGCACCCCGATCTGGACCACGGGCGAAGGGGCCATCGACACGGTCCTGCCTGTCGGCGACAGCGTCTTCCTGATCTCCGACCGCAACGAACTGCTCCGGCTCGATGCCGCAGATGGCAGCCGCGTCTGGGGCACCCGCCTGCCCAATTTCGTCAGGGACAGGCCCCAGCGCCAGTCCGAGGTTTTTGCCCACCACGGCCCGGTTCTCGCGGGTGGTCGTTTACTTGTCGCGTCCTCGGACGAGGTGCTGCGCAGCTTTGACCCGACAACCGGCGGGCTGGCCGGTGTGACGGATATTCCCGGCGGTGCCTCCACGGCACCCGTGGTTGCGGGACAAACGCTGTATGTTGTGTCGCGCAAAGGGCAGCTGCTTGCCTATCGCTGA
- the yajC gene encoding preprotein translocase subunit YajC, with translation MEAIGQFIPLILIFAIMYFLLIRPQQKKVKEHAAMVEALRRGDQVVTQGGLIGKVSKVKEDNEVEVEVADGVKVRVVKSTIAQVLNKTEPAK, from the coding sequence ATGGAAGCCATCGGCCAGTTCATTCCCCTGATCCTGATCTTTGCGATCATGTATTTCCTGCTGATCCGGCCTCAGCAGAAGAAGGTCAAGGAACATGCCGCCATGGTGGAGGCGCTGCGCCGCGGTGATCAGGTGGTCACCCAGGGCGGGTTGATCGGGAAAGTCAGCAAGGTCAAGGAAGACAATGAGGTCGAGGTAGAAGTGGCGGATGGTGTGAAGGTGCGCGTCGTCAAATCCACCATCGCGCAGGTCCTGAACAAGACCGAGCCTGCGAAGTAA
- a CDS encoding GNAT family N-acetyltransferase: MEFQKELRTDRLVLRPVALRDCRFFVRLLGNADTRRYLGGPVPWRHGIRRFREYLPLPDGNAAWIACRTTAEPQALGLVELGPHKDGTDHEVSYQFDPAVWGHGFACEAVSAVIVHALHMGVLRRVIAETQSANAASCRLLERVGMTEMVRVQRFGAEQIIYCTSPDGGTRPRVRQFDRG, from the coding sequence ATGGAGTTCCAGAAAGAGCTAAGAACCGATCGGCTGGTGCTGCGCCCGGTCGCTCTGCGGGACTGCCGGTTTTTCGTCCGGCTGCTCGGCAATGCGGACACGCGCCGGTATCTGGGCGGACCGGTGCCGTGGCGCCACGGGATCCGGCGCTTTCGGGAGTACCTGCCATTGCCGGACGGCAATGCGGCTTGGATTGCCTGCCGCACAACGGCAGAACCGCAGGCGCTGGGGCTTGTCGAACTGGGTCCACACAAGGACGGAACCGATCATGAAGTGTCGTACCAGTTTGATCCTGCCGTCTGGGGCCACGGATTTGCCTGCGAAGCTGTCAGCGCCGTCATTGTCCATGCCTTGCATATGGGCGTGCTGAGGCGGGTGATCGCGGAAACCCAGAGTGCAAACGCCGCATCCTGCAGACTACTGGAGCGCGTGGGTATGACGGAGATGGTGCGTGTTCAGCGGTTTGGAGCGGAACAGATCATCTACTGCACATCTCCAGATGGAGGAACCCGGCCGAGAGTGAGGCAGTTTGATCGCGGTTAA
- the der gene encoding ribosome biogenesis GTPase Der: MTMTLAIVGRPNVGKSTLFNRLVGKRLALVDDQPGVTRDLREGPGRLADLRFTVIDTAGLEEANDDSLQGRMRRLTERAVDMADVCLFMIDARTGVTPTDEVFAEILRKRADHVLLAANKGEGSAADAGVLEAFALGLGEPIRLSAEHGEGLNDLYAQLQPLADLFEEKNAQEAPETDVIVDEEDTDETPQPTAAKPLQVAVVGRPNAGKSTLINHIIGEDRLLTGPEAGITRDAISLRTDWDGTPMRIFDTAGMRKRAKVQEKLEKLSVSDGLRAVKFAEVVVVLLDAAIPFEQQDLRIADLAEREGRAVVIAINKWDIEDDKQAKLKELKESFERLLPQLKGAPLVTVSAKTGRGLDRLHGAILRAYDVWNRRVPTAALNRWLTGMLEQHPPPAPQGKRIKLRYMTQAKTRPPGFVVMCSHPDKVPESYNRYLVNGLRLDFDMPGTPIRLFMRGQNDANPYKGRKKPVPSKLRKHTEGRRG; the protein is encoded by the coding sequence ATGACCATGACACTCGCCATTGTCGGACGGCCCAATGTGGGCAAGTCGACGCTGTTCAACCGCCTTGTGGGCAAGCGCCTGGCGCTGGTCGATGACCAACCCGGCGTGACGCGCGACCTGCGCGAGGGTCCGGGCCGGCTGGCCGATCTGCGCTTTACCGTCATCGACACGGCGGGGCTTGAGGAAGCCAACGACGACAGCCTGCAGGGCCGCATGCGCCGCCTGACCGAACGCGCGGTGGACATGGCCGATGTATGCCTATTCATGATTGACGCGCGCACGGGCGTAACCCCCACGGACGAGGTCTTCGCTGAAATCCTGCGCAAACGCGCGGACCACGTCCTGCTGGCCGCCAACAAGGGCGAAGGGTCCGCCGCCGATGCCGGTGTGCTGGAAGCTTTCGCGCTCGGTCTGGGCGAGCCCATTCGCCTGTCTGCCGAACATGGCGAGGGGCTCAACGACCTCTATGCCCAACTCCAGCCCCTTGCTGATCTCTTCGAAGAAAAGAACGCGCAAGAAGCCCCCGAAACCGACGTGATCGTGGACGAGGAGGACACTGACGAGACCCCTCAACCCACGGCCGCCAAACCCCTGCAAGTGGCTGTCGTGGGCCGTCCCAACGCGGGCAAATCCACCCTGATCAACCACATCATCGGCGAAGACCGCCTGCTGACAGGGCCAGAGGCCGGGATCACCCGCGACGCCATCTCCCTGCGCACCGACTGGGACGGCACGCCCATGCGCATCTTTGACACTGCCGGTATGCGCAAGCGGGCCAAGGTGCAGGAAAAGCTGGAAAAACTGTCGGTCTCGGACGGGTTGCGGGCTGTGAAATTTGCCGAGGTTGTGGTGGTTCTGCTCGACGCGGCGATCCCCTTCGAACAGCAGGACCTGCGCATTGCGGATCTGGCAGAACGCGAGGGGCGGGCCGTCGTCATCGCCATCAACAAGTGGGACATCGAGGACGACAAACAGGCCAAGCTGAAAGAGCTGAAAGAGAGCTTTGAACGGCTTTTGCCGCAGCTGAAGGGCGCGCCGCTCGTGACCGTGTCGGCCAAGACGGGCCGCGGCCTCGACCGTCTGCACGGCGCGATCCTGCGCGCCTATGACGTCTGGAACCGCCGCGTGCCCACCGCAGCGCTGAACCGCTGGCTGACGGGGATGCTCGAACAGCACCCGCCGCCCGCACCGCAGGGCAAGCGGATCAAGCTGCGCTACATGACCCAGGCCAAGACGCGCCCGCCGGGCTTTGTTGTCATGTGTTCGCATCCCGACAAGGTGCCCGAAAGCTACAACCGCTATCTGGTGAACGGCCTGCGTCTCGACTTTGACATGCCGGGCACGCCCATCCGCCTGTTCATGCGCGGCCAGAACGACGCCAACCCCTACAAGGGCCGCAAAAAGCCGGTGCCATCGAAGCTGCGCAAGCACACCGAAGGGCGGCGCGGTTAA